One genomic window of Pseudomonas chlororaphis subsp. piscium includes the following:
- the pseC gene encoding UDP-4-amino-4,6-dideoxy-N-acetyl-beta-L-altrosamine transaminase, which yields MIPYGRQSLDQADIDAVVAVLQSDWLTQGPTIERFEQAMAARCEAGHGVAVCNATAALHIACLAAGLGPGDRLWTTPNTFLASANCGRYCGAEVDFVDIDPHTWNMDARALALKLEAAERTGSLPKVVVAVAFSGQSCDMRAMAQLAQRYGFVLIEDASHAVGASYAGRPVGCGEFAAMTVFSFHPVKIITSAEGGMVLTNSPQLADHLRRLRSHGMTRDPAQMTEPSHGPWYYQQTELGFNYRITDLQAALGLSQLDKLDAFIARRRQLAARYDRLLADLPLTLPQAQEQAQSAWHLYVVRLQPERIRRSHRGVFEALREAGVGVNLHYIPVHLQPYYRDLGFAAGDFPEAERYYAEAISLPLFPALDDEQQTYVVEQLRQLIQEPAQP from the coding sequence ATGATTCCCTACGGGCGCCAGAGCCTCGACCAGGCGGACATCGATGCAGTGGTCGCGGTGCTGCAGTCCGACTGGCTGACCCAGGGGCCGACCATCGAACGCTTCGAACAGGCCATGGCCGCTCGCTGCGAGGCTGGCCATGGGGTGGCAGTGTGCAATGCCACGGCGGCCTTGCACATTGCCTGCCTGGCCGCCGGGCTGGGGCCGGGAGACCGGCTGTGGACCACGCCCAATACCTTTCTGGCCTCGGCTAACTGTGGACGTTATTGCGGTGCCGAGGTGGACTTCGTCGATATCGACCCGCACACCTGGAACATGGATGCCCGGGCGTTGGCGCTCAAGCTTGAAGCTGCCGAACGCACGGGCAGCCTGCCCAAGGTGGTGGTGGCGGTGGCGTTTTCCGGGCAGAGCTGCGACATGCGGGCCATGGCGCAGCTGGCACAGCGTTATGGTTTCGTGCTGATCGAGGATGCCTCCCACGCGGTGGGTGCCTCCTATGCCGGGCGGCCGGTGGGCTGTGGCGAATTCGCCGCGATGACGGTGTTCAGCTTTCATCCGGTGAAAATCATCACCAGCGCGGAGGGCGGTATGGTCCTGACCAACAGCCCGCAGCTGGCGGACCATCTGCGGCGCTTGCGCAGCCACGGCATGACCCGCGACCCGGCGCAGATGACCGAGCCCAGCCACGGCCCCTGGTACTACCAGCAGACCGAGCTGGGTTTCAATTACCGCATCACCGACCTGCAGGCAGCCCTGGGTTTGTCCCAGCTGGACAAGCTCGACGCTTTCATCGCCCGGCGCCGGCAGCTGGCCGCCCGATATGACCGCCTGCTGGCCGATCTGCCGCTGACCCTGCCGCAGGCTCAGGAGCAAGCGCAGTCGGCATGGCACCTGTACGTGGTGCGCCTGCAACCCGAGCGCATCCGCCGCTCCCATCGCGGGGTGTTCGAGGCATTGCGCGAGGCCGGGGTCGGGGTCAATCTGCATTACATCCCGGTGCACCTGCAGCCTTATTACCGCGACCTGGGATTCGCCGCGGGGGATTTCCCCGAGGCCGAACGCTACTACGCCGAGGCCATCAGCCTGCCGCTGTTTCCGGCGCTGGACGATGAGCAACAGACGTATGTGGTCGAGCAATTGCGCCAGCTTATCCAGGAGCCCGCCCAGCCTTGA
- the pseF gene encoding pseudaminic acid cytidylyltransferase — protein MSAIAIIPARGGSKRIARKNLKPFDGVPMIARSIATALRSGLFDQVLVSTDDPQIAELAKASGARVPFMRPAELADDFTGTGPVIVHALNALRERGETFDYACCIYATAPLLQLRYLRQGLETLEAHPERSFAFSVCNFAFPVQRALTLDDQGALTSLYPEFRNTRSQDLPPAYQDAGQFYWGRSEAWLRGDLVFSPLSLPVILPRHLVQDIDTEEDWLRAEYLYAALKAGGELE, from the coding sequence TTGAGTGCCATCGCGATCATTCCCGCCCGTGGCGGCAGCAAACGCATAGCGCGCAAGAACCTCAAGCCGTTCGACGGCGTGCCGATGATTGCCCGCTCGATTGCGACGGCGCTGCGTTCCGGGTTGTTCGATCAGGTGCTGGTCAGTACCGACGATCCGCAGATCGCCGAGCTGGCCAAGGCCAGCGGCGCCAGGGTGCCGTTCATGCGTCCGGCCGAGCTGGCAGACGATTTCACCGGCACCGGGCCGGTAATCGTGCATGCCTTGAATGCGTTGCGCGAGCGTGGCGAGACCTTCGATTACGCCTGCTGCATTTACGCCACCGCGCCCTTGTTGCAGCTGCGCTACCTGCGCCAGGGCTTGGAGACGCTGGAGGCTCATCCTGAAAGATCCTTCGCCTTTTCCGTGTGCAACTTCGCTTTCCCGGTGCAGCGAGCCCTGACCCTCGACGACCAGGGCGCGTTGACTTCGCTTTATCCGGAGTTTCGCAACACCCGCTCCCAAGACCTGCCGCCGGCCTATCAGGATGCCGGGCAGTTCTATTGGGGGCGCAGCGAGGCCTGGCTGCGCGGCGACCTGGTGTTTTCCCCGCTCAGCCTGCCGGTGATTTTGCCGCGCCATCTGGTTCAGGATATCGACACCGAGGAAGACTGGCTGCGCGCGGAGTATCTGTACGCGGCGCTGAAGGCCGGTGGAGAACTGGAGTGA
- a CDS encoding ketoacyl-ACP synthase III, producing MIGIKSIASYVPVAGVDNYAQGAKFEKDEEFILGKIGSAFLPRKDATQETSDLCVEAVNALFANNPQLSRESIDALIVVTQNGDEEGLPHTAAIVQDKLGLPTNVAAFDISLGCSGYVYGIYALKGFMEAAGLKNGLLVTADPYSKIVDPEDRNTTMLFGDAATATWMGEDAPWQLGKAKFGTDGSGAPHLKVTDGVFFMNGRQVFNFALLKVPAHLNELLAESGLKAEQIDAFCIHQGSAAIVDAVARRFEGEPEKFIKDMVETGNTVSSSIPLLLEKHVLESTWQRVALSGFGVGLSWGSAIIYRP from the coding sequence ATGATTGGCATAAAGAGCATTGCGAGCTACGTGCCTGTAGCCGGCGTAGACAATTACGCACAAGGTGCAAAATTCGAGAAGGATGAAGAGTTCATCCTGGGCAAGATCGGTTCGGCCTTCCTGCCGCGCAAAGACGCCACGCAGGAAACCTCGGACCTGTGTGTCGAAGCAGTCAATGCGCTGTTCGCCAACAACCCGCAACTGTCGCGCGAGTCGATCGACGCGCTGATCGTCGTCACCCAGAACGGCGACGAAGAAGGCCTGCCGCACACCGCCGCCATCGTCCAGGACAAGCTGGGCCTGCCGACTAACGTCGCGGCCTTCGATATTTCCCTGGGCTGCTCCGGTTATGTCTACGGCATCTACGCGCTCAAGGGCTTCATGGAAGCCGCGGGCCTGAAGAACGGTCTGCTGGTCACCGCCGACCCTTACTCGAAGATCGTCGATCCGGAAGACCGCAACACCACCATGCTGTTCGGCGATGCGGCGACTGCTACCTGGATGGGCGAAGACGCTCCCTGGCAGCTGGGCAAGGCCAAGTTCGGCACCGACGGTTCCGGCGCTCCGCACCTGAAAGTCACCGATGGGGTGTTTTTCATGAATGGCCGCCAGGTGTTCAACTTTGCCCTGCTGAAAGTCCCGGCGCACTTGAATGAGCTGCTGGCTGAGTCCGGCCTGAAGGCTGAGCAGATCGATGCGTTCTGCATCCACCAGGGCAGTGCGGCGATCGTCGACGCCGTGGCGCGCCGTTTCGAAGGCGAGCCGGAGAAGTTCATCAAGGACATGGTCGAGACCGGTAACACCGTGTCGTCGAGCATTCCGCTGCTGCTGGAAAAGCATGTGCTCGAGTCGACGTGGCAACGTGTGGCCCTGAGTGGCTTCGGTGTAGGGCTGTCCTGGGGCTCGGCGATTATCTATCGCCCATGA
- the pseI gene encoding pseudaminic acid synthase: MTSFKIGSRSIGAGSPPFIIAEMSGNHNQSLDVALQIVEAAAKAGAHALKLQTYTADTMTLDLEHGEFFIKDPASLWAGSSLYALYEKAHTPWQWHAPIFARARELGMLAFSTPFDESAVDFLESLDVPAYKIASFENTDLPLIRRVAATGKPLIISTGMASIAELDESVRAAREAGCKDLVLLKCTSTYPASPENSNILTIPHLRELFGCEVGLSDHSMGVGVSVAAVALGATVVEKHFTLDRAAGGVDASFSLEPAELHSLVVETERAWQALGQVRYGATEAERQSVLYRRSLYVTRDMAAGEVFSRDNLRAIRPGLGLAPKHIDAVLGRCARQALKRGTALDWAFVE; this comes from the coding sequence ATGACTAGTTTCAAGATCGGCTCGCGCTCGATTGGCGCCGGCTCGCCGCCGTTCATCATTGCCGAGATGAGCGGCAACCATAACCAGTCGCTGGACGTTGCCCTGCAGATAGTCGAGGCGGCGGCCAAGGCCGGCGCCCATGCCCTGAAATTGCAGACCTACACCGCCGACACCATGACCCTGGACCTGGAACATGGCGAGTTCTTCATCAAGGATCCGGCCAGTCTCTGGGCCGGCTCCTCGCTGTATGCCCTGTATGAAAAGGCCCACACACCCTGGCAGTGGCACGCGCCGATCTTCGCCCGCGCCAGGGAGCTGGGGATGCTGGCGTTCTCCACGCCGTTCGATGAGAGCGCGGTGGACTTCCTCGAAAGCCTCGACGTGCCGGCGTACAAGATCGCCAGTTTCGAAAACACCGACCTGCCGCTGATTCGTCGGGTCGCGGCCACCGGCAAGCCGCTGATCATTTCCACCGGCATGGCCAGCATCGCCGAGCTGGACGAAAGCGTGCGCGCGGCCCGGGAGGCGGGCTGCAAGGATCTGGTGTTGCTCAAGTGCACCAGTACCTACCCGGCTTCGCCGGAAAACAGCAATATCCTGACCATTCCCCATCTGCGCGAGCTGTTCGGCTGCGAGGTCGGTTTGTCCGATCACTCCATGGGCGTCGGGGTTTCGGTGGCCGCCGTGGCGCTGGGCGCCACTGTGGTGGAGAAACACTTCACCCTCGACCGCGCCGCCGGCGGGGTGGATGCGAGTTTTTCCCTGGAACCGGCGGAGCTGCACAGCCTGGTGGTGGAAACCGAACGTGCCTGGCAGGCCCTGGGCCAGGTGCGTTACGGCGCGACCGAGGCCGAGCGGCAATCGGTGTTGTACCGCCGATCCCTCTATGTCACCCGCGACATGGCGGCGGGGGAGGTGTTCAGCCGCGATAACCTCAGGGCCATCCGTCCGGGCCTGGGGCTGGCCCCCAAGCACATCGACGCGGTCCTTGGGCGTTGCGCGCGCCAGGCCCTCAAGCGCGGTACCGCACTGGATTGGGCATTTGTCGAATAG